A single Brachionichthys hirsutus isolate HB-005 chromosome 17, CSIRO-AGI_Bhir_v1, whole genome shotgun sequence DNA region contains:
- the smim18 gene encoding small integral membrane protein 18 — translation MANITALPHPSSHPWHPEAVPLSLVSLQGQDVYPFHDGWNVACFVILLLFILTVLSLAALAVLYELLDCGCCAKGKTHQQLQAEGMESCSKLMANVSKQSESHTEVV, via the coding sequence ATGGCCAATATCACCGCCCTTCCACACCCCAGTAGCCACCCATGGCACCCAGAGGCTGTCCCTCTTTCCCTGGTCTCCTTGCAGGGCCAGGATGTCTACCCTTTCCATGATGGCTGGAACGTGGCCTGCTTCGTCATCCTTCTGctcttcatcctcactgtcCTGTCTCTGGCAGCCTTGGCCGTGCTTTATGAGCTACTGGACTGCGGGTGCTGTGCCAAAGGGaagacacatcagcagctgcaggcagagggGATGGAAAGCTGCAGCAAGCTGATGGCCAACGTTAGCAAACAGTCTGAATCCCACACTGAGGTGGTTTAA